From one Mycobacterium colombiense CECT 3035 genomic stretch:
- the treY gene encoding malto-oligosyltrehalose synthase: MALPVISTYRLQLRGESSGFAFTFADAENLLDYLNDLGVSHLYLSPIMTATTGSSHGYDVTDPTTVSPELGGPEGLARLSAATRERGMGLIVDIVPNHVGIDQPRQNPWWWDVLRHGRSSPYATYFDIDWDLDDDGRIVLPVLGSDDDAAGLTVDGDLLRLGDLAFPIAPGTAGGSGPQVHDRQHYRLVGWRNGVCGYRRFFSITSLAGLRQEDRAVFDATHAEVGRWFAEGLVDGIRIDHPDGLSDPCGYLAWLRELTGPNAWIVIEKILAVDEALEPTLPIGGTTGYDVLRETGGVLVDPKGAPALTALVESAGVDYQAMPKMLVDLKIRSATDTLASELRRLRRSIVAAAGADDPQLPEAVAALLTHIGVYRCDYPGLVALLPTALAETQAAAPELGPALQVLAAALARDAEPATRLQQLCGAVTAKAVEDCLFYRDARLVSLNEVGGEPHRFGVGAAEFHHSAATRARLWPQTMTTLTTHDTKRGEDVRARISVLSQVPSLWTEFLARWEIAAPSPDPATGQFLWQNIFGVWPVGGPEKGAGTDALRDRLHAYTEKAIREASWHTSWNDPDAEFEDAVHRWLDTVLDGPVAGQLTELVAQLNPHAASDALAQKMLALTVPGIPDVYQGTELWDDSLVDPDNRRAVDYAARRAALQALEHPKIRVVTTALRVRREHPDAFLHGDYVPVLANGDAADHVLAFRRGEDIVVAVTRWTVALAETGWGNTVLPLPEGTWKDALTGVIADGPTSAAQLFADLPVVLLERHHD, encoded by the coding sequence ATGGCTTTACCCGTCATCTCCACCTACCGGCTGCAACTGCGTGGTGAGTCCAGCGGGTTCGCGTTCACCTTCGCCGACGCGGAAAACCTGCTCGACTACCTGAACGACCTCGGGGTGTCGCACCTGTATCTGTCCCCGATCATGACGGCGACGACGGGATCGAGCCACGGCTACGACGTCACCGACCCCACGACGGTGTCACCCGAGCTCGGCGGCCCAGAGGGGCTGGCCCGGCTGTCGGCCGCGACCCGAGAGCGCGGCATGGGCCTGATCGTGGACATCGTGCCCAACCATGTGGGCATCGACCAGCCGCGGCAGAACCCCTGGTGGTGGGACGTCCTGCGGCACGGCCGTTCATCGCCCTACGCAACGTATTTCGACATCGACTGGGACCTCGACGACGACGGCCGCATCGTGTTGCCGGTGCTGGGCTCCGACGACGATGCCGCCGGCCTCACCGTCGACGGCGACCTGTTGCGCCTGGGCGACCTGGCGTTCCCGATCGCGCCCGGCACGGCGGGGGGCTCTGGCCCGCAGGTGCACGATCGCCAGCACTACCGGCTGGTGGGCTGGCGCAACGGTGTCTGCGGATACCGGCGCTTCTTCTCCATCACCTCGCTCGCGGGACTGCGCCAGGAGGATCGCGCCGTCTTCGACGCCACGCATGCCGAAGTCGGGCGGTGGTTCGCCGAGGGGCTGGTCGACGGCATCCGCATCGATCACCCCGACGGCCTGTCCGACCCGTGCGGGTATCTGGCGTGGCTGCGCGAACTGACCGGCCCGAACGCCTGGATCGTGATCGAGAAGATCCTGGCCGTCGACGAGGCGCTCGAACCCACCCTGCCCATCGGCGGCACCACCGGTTATGACGTGTTGCGCGAAACCGGGGGCGTGCTGGTGGATCCGAAGGGCGCCCCGGCGCTCACCGCGCTGGTGGAGTCGGCGGGCGTGGACTACCAGGCGATGCCGAAGATGCTGGTGGACCTCAAGATCCGATCGGCTACCGACACGTTGGCCAGTGAACTGCGCCGGCTGCGCCGCAGCATCGTGGCCGCCGCCGGCGCCGATGACCCGCAGCTGCCCGAGGCGGTGGCCGCGCTGCTCACCCACATCGGGGTGTACCGCTGCGACTACCCCGGGCTGGTCGCGCTGCTGCCCACCGCACTGGCCGAAACCCAGGCGGCCGCACCGGAGTTGGGCCCCGCGCTACAGGTGCTGGCCGCGGCGCTGGCCCGCGACGCAGAGCCGGCCACCCGGCTGCAGCAGCTGTGCGGCGCCGTCACCGCCAAGGCCGTCGAGGACTGCTTGTTCTACCGCGACGCCCGGCTGGTCTCGCTGAACGAGGTGGGCGGCGAGCCGCACCGCTTCGGTGTCGGCGCGGCCGAATTCCACCACAGCGCCGCCACCCGGGCCCGGTTGTGGCCGCAGACCATGACGACGCTGACCACCCATGACACCAAGCGCGGCGAGGACGTGCGGGCCCGCATCTCGGTGCTGTCCCAGGTGCCGTCGCTGTGGACCGAGTTCCTCGCACGCTGGGAGATCGCCGCGCCCTCCCCCGATCCGGCGACCGGACAGTTCCTGTGGCAGAACATCTTCGGCGTGTGGCCCGTCGGAGGCCCCGAAAAAGGGGCAGGCACCGACGCGCTGCGCGACCGGCTGCACGCCTACACCGAGAAGGCCATCCGGGAGGCGTCCTGGCACACCTCGTGGAACGACCCGGACGCCGAGTTCGAGGACGCGGTGCACCGGTGGCTGGACACCGTGCTCGACGGCCCGGTGGCCGGCCAGCTGACCGAGCTTGTCGCCCAACTCAATCCGCATGCCGCCAGTGACGCGCTGGCCCAGAAGATGCTGGCGTTGACCGTGCCCGGAATTCCGGACGTGTATCAGGGCACCGAGCTGTGGGACGACAGCCTGGTCGACCCGGACAACCGCCGGGCCGTCGACTACGCCGCCCGGCGCGCCGCCCTGCAGGCGTTGGAGCATCCCAAGATTCGGGTGGTCACCACCGCGCTGCGGGTGCGCCGTGAGCATCCGGACGCCTTCCTGCACGGCGACTACGTCCCGGTGCTGGCCAACGGCGACGCCGCCGACCACGTGCTGGCGTTCCGCCGCGGCGAGGACATCGTGGTGGCGGTGACCCGGTGGACGGTGGCACTGGCCGAAACCGGCTGGGGCAACACCGTTTTGCCGCTTCCCGAGGGAACCTGGAAGGACGCGCTCACCGGGGTGATCGCCGACGGCCCGACGTCGGCCGCCCAATTGTTCGCCGACCTGCCCGTCGTGCTGCTGGAGCGCCACCATGACTGA